A window of Streptomyces sp. Je 1-332 genomic DNA:
ACACATGGTGCCAGTACTGCCCGGTGACCGCTTCACCGCACAGCGAGGACCCCCGTGGGACCACGGCGAGGGCCCCGTGGGACCACGGCGAGGACCGCGTCAGCGCACGGCCGCACGGCGGTAGGCCCAGGTGGCGATCGCCAGCGAGGCGACGCCGACGCCCGCGCAGACCGCGAGGTCGAGGGCGACCGCCGCCCAGTCGGGATGCGGCCCGAAGGTGCGGGCGAACGCCTCGACCCCGTACGTGGACGGCAGCAGGTCACGGGCGTACTGCAGGAAGCCGGGCATCCGCTCGGCCGGGAGCACACCGAGGAGCAGCGCCGCCGACATGCCCAACTGCCCGAGTAGCGTGGCCAGTTCGGGCCGGGGCGCGAGCAGCCCGAGGGCGGCGCCGAGACCGGCGAGCGCGGCGCCGGCCAGCGGGATCACCGCGGCGAGCACCCACAGGTGGGCCAGCGGAAGCCCGAAGAGACCGCACCCGACGACCGCGGTGACGAGCGTCCCGGGCACGGTGAACGAGGCGTAGGCCGCCGCGGCGCCGAGGACCACCGAGGCCGGTGGCACGGGCAGCGTGGCGTAGTGGTCGAGGCCGCCGTCGGCCCGCAGCTGCCCGAAGTACTGCGCGAGAAGGTTGAGCGCGACGAAGGCGACGACGAGCACGGAGGACCCGGCGACGACGGCACGCGCCTCGTCTCCCCCGTCGACGACGCCCCGCATCAGGATCATGATCCCGACGGACTGGAAGGTCGCCACGAAGAGCAGCGGGATGCGGGCGACCCGCGCCCGCGACAGCTGCGCGCGGTAGACGGCAGCGAGCGCGGGGAAGAACCGCGCGCGGGGCCCCAGGGGTTCGGCGGCGTCGGCCTGCCACTCGCGGTCGTCGGCCCGCACGGCCGCTTCCAGGGGAACGGCACTCACCGAACAACCTTCCTGTCGCTGTTCATCCGCCCGGCGGAGGTCATGCCTTGACCAGCCCCTCCCCGTTCCCGCCCAGGGCGAGATACACGTCCTCCAGGCTCGGCGTGGCCAGGGTGAAATCGTCCAGCGAGGCAAAGGCGTCCCCGCCGGTGACCGCGGCGACGGCGGCCCGGGCCTCGTCGGGCGCGAGCCGCAGGGACCACCGGCGCCCCGACTCGACCGCGGACGAGCGAAGCGCCAGGACCTCGGGGACGTCCAGCGGCGCCCGCTCCCGCCAGACGAGCTCCACCCGCACCTCGCCCGCGACCTGTTCCTTCAGGCCCACGGGGCTGTCGCAGGCGATGACCTTGCCGTGGTCGAGTACGGCGACCCGGTCCAGGACCGTCTCGGCCTCGATGACGTTGTGGGTGACGAGCAGCACCGTCGTGCCGCGCTCGGCCCTGCGCCGGTCGACCGCGCCCCACACCGCGCGCCGCGCGATGGGGTCCATGCCGGTCGTCGGCTCGTCGAGGACGAGCAACGGCCGCTCCCCCACCAGGGCGGTGGCGAAGCAGGCGAGCCTGCGCTGCCCCCCGGAGAGCTTCTTGAGGGGACGCGAGGCGAGGTCGGTCAGCGCGAGTTCGTCGAGTACGCCGTCCCGCTCGGCGCGCGCCGCGCGGACGTCGAGGCCGCGCAGCCGCGCGGTCGTCTCGACGGCGAGCGAGACGGTCAGTTCGTCGAGCGCGGTGGACTCCTGCCCCAGGTACGCGAGGATCCGCGCGGCCCGCTCGGGGTGGCGCAGGATGTCGTGCCCGAGGATCTCGACGCTTCCGCTGTCGGGCCGCATCAGGCCGGTCAGCTGGCGTACGAGGGTGGACTTGCCCGCGCCGTTGGGCCCGAGGAGGCCGAAGATCTCGCCGCGCCTGACCTCCAGGCTGATGCCGTCGGTGGCGCGCACCTCGGGTGTCGCGGGCGTGCCGCGCCTGCCACGGGCGGCGGGATACGTCTTGACGAGGTCGCGCACCGCGCAGACGGCATCACTGCCGTGACCCTGTCGGAGCCCTTGTCGGACTGCCTGTGCCGAGCGCGTACTCACGAGGGACGAGCGTACGGGGTCCCGTGCCCGCCGCGACGCCCGGGGCGCCCCGTACGCCCCGTATCGGTCATCCGCGGACGTGTTCGGTCACTCATCCGCGGACGCGTCCTTCACCCGTTCGCGTGGCTGTTCGGTCACTCGCCGGAGCGGTCGCCCACCGGAGCGTGCTCCACCGCCGTGTGGACGTCGATCTCGCGCCAGAAGCCCGCCCGGATCGCGTACCGGTCGTGTTCGTCGATCTGGTCGTCCTTGTGGGCGAGCAGACCGAAGCGGGCCGCGTACCGCAGGAGCTCGCCGTCGACGCGGTGCGGGATGCGCGGGTACATCGTCGAGAGCTTGTGGAGGTTGTGCTGTTCCGGCAGGCGGGCCATCCAGC
This region includes:
- a CDS encoding ABC transporter permease, which gives rise to MEAAVRADDREWQADAAEPLGPRARFFPALAAVYRAQLSRARVARIPLLFVATFQSVGIMILMRGVVDGGDEARAVVAGSSVLVVAFVALNLLAQYFGQLRADGGLDHYATLPVPPASVVLGAAAAYASFTVPGTLVTAVVGCGLFGLPLAHLWVLAAVIPLAGAALAGLGAALGLLAPRPELATLLGQLGMSAALLLGVLPAERMPGFLQYARDLLPSTYGVEAFARTFGPHPDWAAVALDLAVCAGVGVASLAIATWAYRRAAVR
- a CDS encoding ABC transporter ATP-binding protein, with product MRDLVKTYPAARGRRGTPATPEVRATDGISLEVRRGEIFGLLGPNGAGKSTLVRQLTGLMRPDSGSVEILGHDILRHPERAARILAYLGQESTALDELTVSLAVETTARLRGLDVRAARAERDGVLDELALTDLASRPLKKLSGGQRRLACFATALVGERPLLVLDEPTTGMDPIARRAVWGAVDRRRAERGTTVLLVTHNVIEAETVLDRVAVLDHGKVIACDSPVGLKEQVAGEVRVELVWRERAPLDVPEVLALRSSAVESGRRWSLRLAPDEARAAVAAVTGGDAFASLDDFTLATPSLEDVYLALGGNGEGLVKA